The proteins below are encoded in one region of Clostridium pasteurianum DSM 525 = ATCC 6013:
- a CDS encoding arginine repressor: MKISRHAKILEIINSKDIETQEELADELRKQDMVVTQATVSRDIKELKLIKVLSNNGKYKYASISSNENFLSNKLVSVFIQTVLNVEHVKNFVVVKTISGSAPGAAEAIDSLNFDEIAGTIAGDNTIFILVRSEEKAFEIVQKLKKLLNENE; this comes from the coding sequence ATGAAAATATCGAGGCATGCTAAAATATTAGAAATAATAAATTCAAAGGATATAGAAACACAGGAAGAATTGGCAGATGAACTAAGAAAACAAGATATGGTAGTAACACAAGCTACAGTTTCAAGAGATATAAAAGAATTGAAACTGATAAAAGTTTTATCTAATAATGGCAAGTATAAATATGCTTCAATATCTTCAAATGAAAATTTTCTTTCAAATAAACTGGTTAGTGTATTTATTCAAACAGTTCTAAATGTAGAACATGTGAAAAATTTTGTAGTAGTTAAGACAATTTCAGGATCTGCCCCCGGGGCAGCAGAAGCAATTGATTCCCTTAATTTTGACGAAATTGCAGGTACAATAGCAGGAGATAACACTATCTTTATACTTGTACGAAGCGAGGAAAAAGCCTTTGAAATAGTACAGAAGCTAAAAAAATTACTTAATGAAAATGAATAG
- a CDS encoding GtrA family protein: MTAIKNIYNKFINNNDFKHIIKFGCIGCLNTIFDFGIFSLLNILLGVNYIISQIISYFSGTLNSYLFNRFWTFNDTRNNKKTIMEIVQFIVVNLASLSVSLIGLSILMNNSSLNSFFAKIISMLLAQIVNFLGYRFWVFGKIVKLKSLN; encoded by the coding sequence ATGACTGCTATTAAAAATATTTATAATAAATTTATAAATAATAACGATTTTAAACATATCATAAAATTTGGATGCATAGGTTGCTTAAATACTATATTTGACTTTGGAATATTTTCTTTGCTAAATATCTTATTGGGTGTTAACTATATTATAAGTCAGATAATATCATATTTTAGTGGTACTTTAAATAGCTACCTTTTCAATAGATTTTGGACTTTTAATGATACAAGAAATAATAAGAAAACAATTATGGAAATTGTTCAATTTATTGTTGTTAATTTAGCTTCATTAAGTGTAAGTTTAATAGGGTTAAGTATATTAATGAATAATAGCTCTTTAAATTCTTTTTTTGCTAAAATTATTTCAATGTTGTTAGCTCAGATAGTTAATTTTTTAGGCTATAGATTTTGGGTTTTTGGGAAAATAGTAAAATTAAAATCTCTTAATTAA
- a CDS encoding C39 family peptidase: MKTPLGYQSTEYDCVPTTFINALKYLFERHEIFPEIIKNIYMYSLDTYNKNGKLGGNGTSYFAVELISNCINEFSKSHNLKIKCETLKNKEINLKTNSKVYKCLNNNGVAAVKVYFDSNIYHYVLLTSIDDDYVYVFDPYYRKRNFKDKEIKIIMDKSELYNRKISKSRFTEEQEKFYAMSLMEDRECTLIYKL; the protein is encoded by the coding sequence ATGAAAACACCATTAGGATATCAAAGTACAGAATATGATTGTGTTCCAACAACTTTTATAAATGCTTTAAAATATTTATTTGAAAGACATGAAATTTTCCCAGAAATCATAAAAAATATTTATATGTATAGTCTAGATACTTACAATAAAAATGGAAAGTTAGGTGGAAATGGTACATCATATTTTGCAGTAGAATTAATAAGTAATTGTATAAATGAATTTTCTAAATCACATAATTTAAAGATTAAATGTGAAACATTGAAAAATAAAGAAATAAATTTAAAAACTAACAGTAAAGTTTATAAATGCTTAAATAACAATGGAGTTGCTGCTGTAAAAGTATATTTTGATTCAAATATATATCATTATGTTTTACTTACCTCTATTGATGATGATTATGTATATGTATTTGATCCATACTATAGAAAAAGAAATTTTAAAGATAAAGAAATAAAGATTATTATGGATAAATCAGAACTTTATAATAGAAAAATAAGTAAAAGCAGATTTACGGAGGAACAAGAAAAGTTTTATGCTATGAGTCTTATGGAAGATCGAGAATGTACTTTAATATATAAACTGTAG
- the spo0A gene encoding sporulation transcription factor Spo0A produces the protein MEYSKISVLIADDNKEFCNILNDYLLNQSDIVVVGIAKDGIEALKLIEEKKPDLVILDIIMPHLDGLGVLEKLANINIDPVPNVIVLSAVGQDKITQRAITLGADYYVVKPFDMDVFTKRIRQMFNNTILDSETKKTMPISEKAADVKISQSVPLDLEDEITSIIHEIGVPAHIKGYMYLREAINMVVDNIELLSAVTKELYPSIAKKYNTTASRVERAIRHAIEVAWSRGQVDTINKLFGYTIHNGKGKPTNSEFIAMIADKLRLKNKVKNVAQ, from the coding sequence ATGGAATATTCTAAGATAAGTGTATTGATAGCAGATGATAATAAAGAATTCTGTAATATTTTAAATGATTATTTATTAAATCAAAGTGACATAGTGGTGGTAGGTATAGCTAAAGACGGAATAGAAGCTTTAAAATTAATAGAAGAAAAAAAGCCGGATCTAGTTATTTTAGACATAATAATGCCGCATTTGGATGGATTAGGAGTTTTGGAGAAGCTTGCCAATATAAACATAGATCCTGTACCAAATGTAATTGTACTATCTGCTGTAGGTCAAGACAAAATTACTCAAAGAGCTATAACTTTAGGTGCTGATTATTATGTAGTTAAACCTTTTGATATGGATGTATTTACTAAGAGAATAAGACAAATGTTTAACAATACTATTTTGGATTCAGAAACTAAAAAGACAATGCCTATATCTGAAAAAGCTGCAGATGTAAAGATTTCTCAATCTGTACCTCTAGATTTAGAGGATGAAATAACAAGTATTATTCATGAAATAGGCGTTCCAGCTCATATTAAAGGTTATATGTATTTAAGAGAAGCAATAAATATGGTAGTAGATAATATAGAACTTTTATCTGCTGTAACTAAAGAATTATATCCATCTATAGCAAAAAAATATAATACTACTGCAAGCCGTGTAGAGAGAGCTATAAGACATGCAATTGAAGTAGCCTGGTCTAGAGGGCAAGTCGATACCATAAATAAATTATTTGGATATACCATACATAATGGAAAGGGAAAACCAACTAATTCAGAATTTATAGCAATGATTGCAGATAAACTTAGACTTAAAAATAAGGTTAAGAATGTGGCTCAGTAG
- the recN gene encoding DNA repair protein RecN, translating into MLLQLNISNFALIESLSISFENGFNVLSGETGAGKSILIDAINYVLGVKFTKNSIRTGEKKTFVEAVFSIKNSKTIELLKKLEIDYDDILIISREAFQSGKNITKINGKTVLLTQLRKVSATLMDIHGQHESQTLMNSENHINFLDSFGDGILNKEKEKYRIYYRELKEIEFKIEELSKKTGDKDKIIDFLKYQIDEIEKAKLKDGEDVELEERYSIISNSEAISKILCSSYEKLYTGKEQTLSIFDNLGVVIKELRSIEEHSDEIKSVASSLEESYYNIEENISIIRDIKDKIEFDDKELEYVNNRLYTIDGLKKKYGNTISDIKKYREKIINQYEELVNFSEIIQKLSIDKDTIHIKVVDQAKKIHSTREKIAKTLEQKILDELKYVGLGKSIFNINIEFNEQNINENGGDRVKFFITTNPGEPLRELEKVVSGGELSRIMLAFKTVFVDKDNIPSVIFDEIDTGISGKVAQSVAEKIYAISNNHQVFCITHLPQIACISDVHYLIEKKILNDKTFTFVNRLTLEQKEKAIAKMISGSEITNLTLANAKEMIILADNKKKSLRKIL; encoded by the coding sequence ATGCTCCTTCAGTTGAATATTAGTAATTTTGCACTTATAGAATCTCTAAGCATTTCTTTTGAAAATGGATTTAATGTATTATCAGGAGAAACAGGTGCAGGTAAATCCATATTGATTGATGCTATTAATTATGTACTGGGAGTAAAATTTACAAAAAATTCTATTAGAACTGGTGAGAAAAAAACTTTTGTAGAAGCAGTCTTTTCTATTAAAAATAGTAAAACTATAGAATTATTAAAGAAACTTGAAATAGATTATGATGATATCTTAATTATCTCAAGAGAAGCTTTTCAATCAGGGAAAAATATAACTAAGATAAATGGAAAAACTGTACTGCTTACTCAATTGAGAAAAGTTAGTGCTACTTTAATGGATATTCATGGACAGCATGAAAGTCAAACTCTTATGAATTCAGAAAATCATATTAATTTTTTAGACTCCTTTGGAGATGGTATTTTAAATAAAGAAAAAGAAAAATATAGAATATACTACAGAGAATTGAAAGAGATTGAATTCAAGATAGAAGAGCTTTCTAAAAAAACCGGCGACAAAGATAAAATTATTGACTTTTTAAAATATCAAATTGATGAAATCGAAAAGGCAAAATTAAAAGACGGTGAAGATGTTGAGTTGGAAGAAAGATATTCTATTATATCAAATAGTGAAGCTATAAGCAAAATTTTATGCAGCAGTTATGAAAAGCTCTATACAGGCAAGGAACAGACTTTATCCATATTTGATAACTTAGGAGTTGTTATAAAGGAGCTAAGGTCTATAGAAGAGCATTCCGATGAAATAAAATCTGTTGCTAGTTCCCTAGAGGAATCTTACTATAATATAGAAGAAAATATATCAATTATAAGAGATATTAAGGATAAAATTGAATTTGATGATAAAGAATTGGAATATGTAAATAATAGATTATATACAATTGATGGATTAAAAAAGAAATATGGAAATACTATCAGTGACATAAAGAAGTATAGAGAAAAAATAATAAATCAATATGAAGAACTTGTTAATTTTTCTGAAATTATACAGAAATTATCAATTGATAAAGACACTATTCATATTAAAGTAGTTGATCAAGCTAAAAAAATTCATAGTACAAGAGAAAAAATTGCAAAAACATTAGAACAAAAAATTTTGGATGAATTAAAGTATGTAGGTCTTGGAAAAAGCATATTTAACATTAATATTGAATTTAATGAACAAAATATTAATGAAAATGGAGGAGATAGAGTAAAGTTTTTCATAACTACAAATCCTGGAGAACCACTTAGAGAATTGGAAAAAGTCGTATCTGGTGGTGAATTATCTAGAATAATGTTGGCCTTTAAAACCGTTTTTGTAGATAAAGACAATATTCCTTCAGTTATATTTGATGAAATTGATACTGGAATAAGTGGTAAAGTTGCTCAAAGCGTAGCAGAAAAAATATATGCTATATCCAACAATCATCAAGTTTTTTGCATAACTCATCTCCCACAAATTGCATGTATATCAGATGTTCATTACCTTATTGAAAAAAAGATATTAAATGATAAAACTTTTACCTTTGTAAATAGATTAACATTAGAACAGAAGGAAAAGGCTATTGCTAAAATGATTAGTGGAAGTGAAATTACGAATTTGACCTTGGCAAACGCAAAAGAAATGATTATATTAGCAGATAATAAAAAGAAAAGTTTAAGGAAAATTTTATAA
- a CDS encoding 4Fe-4S binding protein → MSYTFIPIFHIISFLVDYLNSSVVNTVFYPFFVKSNKFTADDKCIGCGICVKECPLNNIHLKKTNLSGTRNVLTCKCPTEAIEYGKNSVGKVRYQCPI, encoded by the coding sequence TTGAGCTATACTTTTATTCCTATCTTTCATATAATTTCTTTCCTTGTTGATTACCTGAACAGTTCTGTTGTAAACACAGTATTTTATCCATTTTTTGTCAAATCAAATAAATTTACAGCAGATGATAAATGTATAGGATGTGGCATATGTGTGAAAGAATGTCCCCTTAACAATATCCATCTAAAAAAAACAAACCTGTCTGGGACAAGGAATGTACTCACTTGTAAATGTCCCACAGAAGCCATTGAGTATGGAAAAAACAGTGTTGGCAAGGTCCGTTATCAATGTCCAATATAA
- a CDS encoding NUDIX hydrolase: MKLTEDTVCEKNLYKGKVIELYLQKVRLSNGKCSDREIVKHPGGVAIIAFKDKETILMVEQYRKPLERVLIELPAGKIELGERTEECGKRELEEETGYKAREFTYLGKIATSPGFCNEYIYFYKAEDLYKGKLDRDEDEFINIKEVKINDIKEMIIKGIIIDAKTISAFMYL; encoded by the coding sequence ATGAAATTAACGGAAGATACTGTCTGTGAGAAGAATTTATATAAAGGTAAAGTAATAGAATTATATTTACAAAAAGTTAGATTGAGTAATGGAAAATGTTCAGATAGAGAAATAGTAAAGCATCCTGGCGGAGTGGCTATTATAGCTTTTAAAGATAAGGAAACAATACTTATGGTAGAGCAGTACAGAAAGCCGCTGGAAAGGGTTTTAATTGAGCTGCCAGCAGGTAAAATTGAACTTGGAGAGAGGACTGAAGAATGTGGCAAAAGAGAACTTGAAGAGGAAACTGGGTATAAAGCAAGAGAATTTACCTATCTAGGTAAAATTGCTACATCACCAGGATTTTGTAATGAATATATTTATTTTTATAAGGCTGAAGATCTATATAAAGGTAAGTTGGATAGAGATGAAGATGAATTTATAAATATAAAAGAAGTAAAAATTAATGATATAAAAGAGATGATAATTAAAGGAATTATAATAGACGCAAAAACTATAAGTGCATTTATGTATTTGTAA
- the spoIVB gene encoding SpoIVB peptidase, with amino-acid sequence MKNKKLKIMCSILTPIIILTLVTFMSLRNIPETIYVRQGENINYSSMLKVNNSDVTVLKQNTNNQFQTKVKKSVNLLGILPVKTVNLEVVPKIMVYPGGQPVGIKLNTEGVLVVGLSDIDSQNRKVSSPAAEAGVQIGDSIVKIDGENVNNSKTVSDKLKKYKDSILKVTIKRDGKNIEKEIRPIKSDLDNDYKLGLWVRDSTAGVGTLTFYHENSKKFAALGHPITDVDTGTMLSVRNGNIINSSIVSIKKGAKGDPGEVRGIFVNENNPMGNIQSNTISGIYGMTDKILKNHKYNRPIEIGLRNEIKEGDAQILTTIDGETPKLYSIKIEKLLPQDSPGPKSMVIRITDPELLEKTGGIVQGMSGSPIIQNNKIIGAVTHVLINKPDVGYGIYMEWMLKDAGILK; translated from the coding sequence ATGAAGAACAAAAAATTAAAGATAATGTGCTCTATTTTAACTCCTATTATTATTTTAACTTTAGTTACCTTTATGAGCCTAAGAAATATACCAGAAACTATATATGTAAGACAAGGTGAAAATATAAATTACAGCTCAATGTTAAAGGTAAATAATAGTGATGTTACAGTATTAAAACAAAATACTAATAATCAGTTCCAAACAAAAGTAAAAAAATCTGTGAATTTATTAGGTATTTTACCTGTTAAAACCGTAAACTTAGAAGTGGTACCTAAAATTATGGTATACCCTGGAGGTCAACCTGTAGGTATAAAATTAAATACAGAAGGAGTTTTGGTAGTAGGTTTATCTGATATAGATTCACAAAATAGAAAAGTTAGCAGTCCTGCTGCAGAAGCAGGTGTGCAGATTGGTGATAGTATAGTAAAAATAGATGGGGAAAATGTAAACAATTCTAAAACAGTTTCAGACAAACTAAAAAAATATAAAGATTCTATTTTAAAAGTAACTATAAAAAGAGATGGGAAAAATATTGAAAAAGAAATTAGACCAATAAAAAGTGATTTAGATAATGATTACAAATTAGGATTGTGGGTAAGAGATTCTACTGCAGGAGTTGGAACATTAACATTCTATCATGAAAACTCCAAAAAGTTTGCAGCCTTAGGTCATCCAATAACAGATGTTGATACTGGTACAATGCTCAGTGTAAGGAATGGAAATATAATAAATTCATCTATAGTGTCAATAAAAAAGGGAGCTAAAGGTGATCCAGGAGAAGTTAGAGGAATTTTTGTAAATGAAAATAATCCCATGGGTAATATACAATCCAATACTATATCTGGTATTTATGGTATGACTGATAAAATATTAAAAAACCATAAATATAACAGACCTATAGAAATAGGACTTAGAAATGAAATAAAAGAAGGCGATGCACAGATACTTACAACAATAGATGGTGAAACGCCAAAACTTTACAGTATAAAAATTGAAAAGCTTCTTCCACAAGATTCACCAGGACCTAAAAGTATGGTTATAAGGATTACAGATCCTGAATTATTAGAGAAAACAGGTGGTATAGTTCAAGGAATGAGTGGTAGTCCTATAATACAAAACAACAAAATTATAGGTGCTGTGACCCATGTGCTTATCAATAAACCAGATGTAGGATATGGTATATATATGGAATGGATGTTAAAAGATGCTGGTATTTTAAAGTAG